From Ignavibacteriota bacterium:
GGCCCGGCTCGTGTCCAGGTTGACGCTCAGGAGGGTGCTGTTCGCCTGAGGGGTGATCGTGAGTGCTGTTGCGTTCGTATCGAGCACTGTTGAGACGAGGGGATCGGCGGCTGTGCCGGTGGAGTCACCGCTGGCAGAGCGGCTTGCCTCCCATACCTGCAGGTGAAGGGTCTTCAGTCCGGAGGTGTTGATCCCCGGTGTGGTCTTCACGCTGAACGTCGGGATCGTGAGGGTCTTCCATTTCCCGCCATGTTCGGGCGACACGGCCCGCAGCGTCAGACATTCTGAACTCGGGCGGGGCCGTGGTTCCGGCCCGGGCTTGTTCGCGTACGTGAAACTGAAGATCTGCGAATAGCCATTGTTCGATGAGACCGGGTAGTTATTCTGATCGAGGGCTTGCACCTGCCAGGCGTACACCGATCCTTTGTGCAGCGGATAGCCATCGATCGGATACTGGAGCGTGGTCACGAAGAGGTTGTCGTTCTCATACTGCGCGACCGCATTCGAGGCCATGGCGGTGGAAGGGGTCTGTCCTTTGAGCACCTCGACTATCCGCAGGGAATAGTGCATGGGCGAAACCGGAGGGGGAAACGATGGCTCCCATTGCAGGATCGGTATCGGCATTGTGACCGTATCCTTGTCGGCCGGGCTCCAGAGGACGGGGGGTGACGGATACGATACCGTGAACGGGTTCGAGAACGTTTCCGTCACCGCGATCCTGGTCCCCGGGTACTCCGTGATGATCACCGACGCAACGTATTGTCCCTCGGGGAGCCGTCCGGTCTTTGCAGCGAGGTCCCTCAGCGACTGCTCGTACTTGACGCTGCGCAGGCTCAGGAACTGGGTATTGTTCAGCACCGTGGGTGAGGGGCCGGGGTTGAGGACCAGCGGATCGCTCGTTCCGGCGACGATCTGGGTGCGTGAGGGATATCGGTAGATGCGGACCTCGACGACCACGGTCGGCGCATACCCCATCACCGAGTTCATGATCGTCAGAGTCCCGATGGATGGGTCGGTCTGCCAATCGCCCGGGTAGGCAGGGCAATCGGGCTTCATCTGGAGCATGGCGGAGAGGACGGAGATCTGGGTGTGCGCGGGAACCCACGCGACCATCAGTGCCGCAAGCACAACGGCGAAAGACCGGTTGCGCAAATGGAAATGCATGTGTCTAGGCCTCCCCAAGAGGTGGGCAGAACAGGCGACCGACTGATTCATCGAAAGGAACGGCACCGTGTGCAGGTCACGGTGGGTACGGATGGGTGCGTGGGAGAGTCCGCATTGTGTGCGGGCGTTGGAACGGATGAAAAGAAACAAAAAAAACGAGAGAATCAAGTTTCAGATTGTTACCTTACCGGAACGAGTGGCAGGCCACCTATTGAACGCTCCCGTACAGCCTGCCCTCCTTTTCCCGTGTGGTGCATCATACTCTGGCAGAGATGATTATGAGAACACTCTCGATCCTTCTTGTGGCCGCGCTCCTCCCCTGTACAGCGGTCGTTGCTCAGACCGCTACGGGGAGTGATCCTGTGCTGAACTTCGGCCTTGGCAGCCTTCCGCTGATGAATGAGACGGAAACCCGCCTGGTCTCCCCGGAGAATCCGACTGGCGAACGGGGGAAAGGTGGGATGGCGGTCCCCAACCCGTCGGATCCGGACCTGCCCTTCTCGAAGTCGGCAGCGCATCTGGGCCAGGGATGGAAGGTGCGGCCCTTTGTGAAGCCGAAGGCAGGGGAAACGATCACGATCATGGACGTGGAAGGGCCCGGGACCATCCAGCATATCTGGATGGCAACCGAAACCAACTGGGCAGGGAATGGACGGGCATGCATCCTCCGGTTCTATTGGGATGATGAAAAGGAGCCATCGGTCGAAGTGCCGATGACCGATTTCTTTGCCGTGGGACACGACATCTTTGCGAAGGTCAATTCAGCGGTGGTCGTCGTGAATCCGATGTCCTCACTCAATTGCTATTGGCCCATGCCGTTCCGGAAACGCGCACGCGTGACATTCACCAATGAGAGTGACAGGGACCTTGCGCTGCTGACCTATCAGATCACCTATGCAAAAGGCGACGTGCCGAAGAACACCGGCTACTTTCATGCGCAATGGCGGAAGTCCACTGTCGATCCCTCGCATCCGGACTATACGATCCTGGATGGCGTCAAAGGAAAGGGGAAGTACGTTGGAACGTTCCTTGCCTGGACGCAGTTGCACTCGGGGTGGTTCGGTGAGGGCGAGGTGAAATTCTTCATCGACGGTGATGGGAAGTTCCCGACGATCTGCGGGACCGGCACGGAGGATTACTTCGGTGGGAGCTACGGGTTCCCCGAACTCTATAGTACGGCATATGCAGGGAACGTTCTGGACAACAGGAATGCCGGTGAGAACGGCCCGCGCAAGTGGAGCCTGTACCGCTGGCACGTTATGGATCCCATCGTGTTTCAGAAAGAGTTACGCATGACGATCCAGGCGCTCGGGTGGTACACCGGAACCCCGGGTGGCTACCGTCCGCTCGCCGATGACGTTGCTTCGGTGGCGTATTGGTACCAGGTGGAACCGCACAGTGCCTTCCCAAAACTTCTGCCGGTGAAGGACCGGTGGCCACGGTGAGTGGCGTCGGTCAGAGCGGAAAAGACCCCGCGCTGGTGACACCATAGGCGGCGGCCTCCCGCGGTCTGTTCCAGGCCATGTACAGATCATACAGGCGACTCCGCGCGAGGATCGTTCGCGGATTGTCCGGGCCCTGCGAGGTGACAAGGTCCCTGTAGCTCGGGACGAGGAGAGACTCGGCCTCACTGAAACGTCTGTGGTCCGAAAGGAACTCGCCCAGCGCCCCGGTAGCGAGTGCTGTGAAGAAATGCCCGTGGGGGAGAGATGTGGTGCGGAGCCGAACGGCTTGACGCAGTTCTTTCTCAGCCTCCGCCGCCCGTCCGAGCTTGTGCAGACTCAAGCCTTTGATCGAGAGAGCTATCGGGTAGGTGTCGTAGTGCGTGCCAAAGTTCTTCCGGTACACGCGGAGAGCCTCGTCGGCAAAGGCCAATGCCTTTGCGTAGTCGCGTTGCCTGTAGAAGAGTGCTGCCTCATTGCGCGTGTTGTCTGCCGTCCAGAGATTTGACGGGGCAAGGAGCCGGAACAAGATCTTCCGGGCATCGCCGAGCAGTGTGTCTGCTTCCGCTGTCCTCCCGGCTTCGGTCAGGAACCCTCCATAGATCGTCATCACAAAACCCGCCTCCGCAGTGGAATCGATCCCTTCGCGGTGGCTCTCTTCCACTGCTTCCCGTGCGGTTGCGAGCGCTTCCTGAAATCTCCCCTGATCCGCAAGGACCGATGCCAGGGTTGCGCGGGTCACGCTGGCGATGACGTACGTATCCGGGTTGAACACCGGCCCCATCGAAAGCACCTCGCGAAACGAGGCCTCCGCCTCCTTCGAGTCACCCTGCGTCCTGCGAAGACATCCGAAATTGTTGAGTGCCCCCGCGAACAGATCGCGCTTGATATCTCCCCGGGCAGCAGCGAGGCGCATGGCCGGAAGTGTCCGGCGGAACAGATCCTCTGACTCCGGGAGTCTTCCTTGCGCGAAGAGCTCCATTGCCCAGAGGGCCTGGGTGTCGAGCATCTCCACTCCCGTGATCCCTGGGTGCTCTGAAGAGAGCTGGATGTACTTTCTATAGTGTTGGTACATCAGATCGTATCGTCCCTGGTGGCCAAAAGCATCCCCGAGGATCCGTTCAAGTTGTATGCGGAGTTCTGGCTGATCGGAGAATTCTTCGCTCTCCAGTCTCCTTGCTGCATCATCAAGAGCGTCCTCCATGATCGTGGCCGTGCGTGGAGACCCGCTCAGTGGGCGCAAGGGATTCGAATAGCCGAGCATATCGGTAAGGAAGGTATTGACGTTCTCGTTGCGCGCCTTTTCCTTTTGCGCTTCACGCATTTGGTGCACCGCGACGATGAGTCCCACGACGAGTCCCAGCGTGACAACGGTCACGGTACCGACGAGAACACGATGTCTGCGGAGGAACTTGGACACGCGGCGCATGGCCGGAGCTGGCCGTGCCTGAATGGGGAGGTGGTTGAGATGGCGGCGGAGGTCCTCTGCAAACTGCTCGACGGAGAAGTACCTCCTCCGGGGATCCCGCTCGAGAGCCTTGAGAATGATGGTATCGATGTCTCCTCTCAGGCGTCTCCTCGCTCGCCTCACTCCTTCCGGGGTTGCGATGTGTATCTCCCTCCTGCTGGGTTCCGGGGGCTCCCAGGCGACGCGGGGAGATCCGACCGGTGAGGAGGTGCTTTCGCCGGTGAAGGGGCGATGCCCTGTGAGAAGGACGTACAAAAGTACGCCCAGAGAAAAGACGTCGCTGGCCGTCGTTACCTCGCGCCCTTCCGTCTGCTCCGGGCTCGCGTACTCGGGAGTGAACAGGTTCACTCCCGGTCGCGTCTGGCCTGGCAACGATGCAGAGTGCAGCGGATCCAGGAGTTTGGCGATACCAAAATCCAACAGCGTGGGAGTTCCATCCGGGGTCACCAGGATATTGTCGGGTTTGAGGTCCCGGTGGACGATCAGCTGGCCGTGCGCATATTGGACCGCTTCGCACACGCGCAGGAAGACCCTCAGTCGTTGATCGATCGAGCAGCGTTGGTGTTCACAGAACTCGTCGATCCGCTCTCCTTCGACGAATTCCATGGCCAGATACGGCGCTCCGTCTTCGGTGGTTCCACCGTCGAGCAAGTGCGCGATGTTGGGGTGATCCAGTCGACTCAGACTGTGCCGCTCAACGCCGAATCGCCGGATCACCTCCGGCGATGTCAACTCCCGGCGGATCACTTTGATCGCCACACGACGGGGAGGGACCGTTCCGCTCACCTCTGCTTCGTAGACCTCCCCCATGCCGCCCGTGGAAAGCAGCCGGAGGATGCGATATGGTCCAATGCTGGAGGGCGCCGGAGGGAGCGGTTCGATGATCGAGATGCGAGCTGGTTGCTCGAGGAATGTGCCTGCCTCACGGTGTGCCGTGATGAGTGACGCGAGTTCGGTGGCAAGGTGCGGTTCGATCGCGTGCAGTGTGTCGACCATGGCATCGTGCTCTTCGCGGGGAAGAGCGATCGCCTGCACCAAAAGATCCTTGAGCCGTTCGGTTTCCACGGTCAGTCGGTGTGTGCTTCGTTGATGAAGCGGAAGAGCCAGGCGCGGGCGAATTCCCAGTCGCGGATCACCGTCCTGACGGAAATGTGCAGGAGTTCGGCTATCTCCTCGTTGGTCAATCCTGCGAAGAACCGGAATTCAACAATGCGGGCCGATCGCGCATCGGTCTTCCCGAGCGCACTGAGTGCGTCGTCAAGTTCTTCAAGAGATCCGGACGTCGATCCTTCGAGTGCGAACGCATCGTCAAACGGGACTCTGATGCTCTGTCCACCCCGTTTGTCGGCGTGACGTGCCCGGGCATGGTCGATCACGATCTGGCGCATCGATGTTGCGGCGATGCAGAAGAAATGGCCCCGGTTCTCCCAGGTGAGATGACGGCTTCCGACAAGCTTCAGGAATGTCTCGTGGACGAGTTCCGTGGTAACCATCGTCTGCCCGGGCCCGGCGGTGTGCAGGTGGTTCGAAGCGACACGGCGGAGTTCGTCGTACACCAGAGGCACAAGCGTTTGCAGGGCATCATCGCTGCCCGATCGTGCCTCTTCAAGGAGTATCGTCAGGTCCATGAGACCGGCTTTGAGAGAAGTGAGAACGCGGAGAGACCCTCACATTCAGAAGATAGGATATTGGATGAACTCCTGCAATGTCACTTTTCTATCGGGGAATCCGTGATACAGGTGAAGGACTGAAACGCTCATTGACTTGAGAAACAGCATCCCCGTCGTCTCCAGGATCCCGGCATGTCCATGAAGATCGGTTGTATGATGTATGTGAGGATCCCGGCAAGGGTCTGTGGGGTGAGGTTTTTGCCAGCCCTGGGGGGCTCCGGTGGGCTCGCAGGCTCTCCGCCACCCGATATCGTATTCGTGGTCATATTGAATTAGCAGGCGTTCAGGACCCTACAATCCACTTCTCAATCATCATTTCCGGAGTCGTGTCATGAAGATGATCATATCCGTGCTTAGCGCTGCAGCCCTCCTGTTGTTCATCTCTGTCGGAGCCTTCGCACAGGCTCCAATGGCGGTCGGCGCCGGTGTGGATCTCATGCTGCCCGTGGGTTCGTTCGGCGACAATTGGGGGACAGGGTTCGGCGGGACTGCTCAGTTCGATCTCGTTGTGGGACCGCACACAACTCTCACGGGGAAGATCGGCTTTCTTACCTGGAGCGCAAAGGACCTGCCCTCCGGCGTCTCGGCGACGTACAGCGGGGTACCGTTTCTCGTCGGCGCGAAATACTACCCTCACCTGTTCGTATCACAATCCGGCAATGGGATCCGTGCCTATGGTCATCTCGAACTCGGTTTGATGTTCGGTACGGTCTCGGTCAGCGGTACCTCGCATGGATATGCTGGCTCGATCTCCGGGTCGGAGGCGAATTTCACGATCGCCCCTTCCATCGGCGTGGAGATACCGGCAGGTACTCGTGGGGCCATTGATGTATCGGTGCGATTTTTCGACATTTCCCGCAAGAACAGCATCGGATTCCGAACCGGATATAAGATGATGATCTAAGGTGGCCTCCTGTCCCTGAGAAGGGATTCGGCCATCCGGGTCGTCGGCCGCCGGGCAGAGGTCATGCCCGGGCGGCCGATGGCGGGCCGGAGCCCGGCGAGGATCACGCCGGCTTTGTGTTCCTTCTTTCAAAATCCTATCTTGTTGTGTCCTCACGTCGGGGCGTCACCGACACCCGTAGACACCTCTCGAAATCCCAGGAAGATCAGATGTCTCCCATGATGCATCAAGCTCGGGGTGTTCGGGCATGGAAACTATCCGGGATCCCGCTTTTCTGCATCGCCATCGTTGCCTGGGCCACGATTTGCATTCCTGCATCAGCGCAACCCGGGCGTGGAGTCTCGACCGACATATCGTATCATGTGATCCGCGGAGGCCTTGCGAACTGCGCGCGTGTCTTCACCCGGACGAAAGCGGGGAGAGTCGCTTTCCTCGGAGGGTCCATCACCGAGAATCCGGGGTGGCGGGATTCGGTCTCGGCCTACCTGCGCCAGCGGTTTCCGGGAACATCCTTCGAGTTCATCGCTGCCGGTATCGCTTCGACCGGCAGTACACCGGGCGCATTCCGTTTGCAGCGTGATGTGCTCGGTAAGGGGAAGGTCGATCTGCTGTTCGAAGAAGCGGCGGTCAACGATGCAACGAATGGCTTCCCTCCCGAGGAACAGATCCGGGGTATGGAAGGCATCGTTCGTCACGCCCGCCTTGCGAATCCCGCGATGGACATCGTGGTGATGTGCTTTGTGGATCCAGAGAAAATGGCGTCGTACCGGAAGGGGATCGTGCCTGCCGAGATACGTATGCATGATTCTGTCGCTGCGCACTATGATGTGCCGATGCTGGATCTTGCCAGGGAGGTCACGGCGCGGATCGATCGGGGCGAGTTCACATGGGAAGGGGACTTCAAGGATCTCCACCCTTCGCCCTTCGGTCAGGAGCTGTACTATCGGTCCATACGGCGGTTGCTCGAAGCGTGCTGGCACGGTATCGATCTCCACGTTCCCCCTGCCGGGTATCCGCTTCCGGAGCCGTTGGACCGTGACAGTTACTTCCATGGGGACTATGCGGATATCCGCATCGCTTCCCGGGGAGAGGGGTGGTCCATCGTGGAGTGTTGGAGGCCGCAGGACGGTACGGAAACGCGCAAGGGGTTTGTTGATGTTCCGGTGCTCGAGGCTCTGAAGCCCGGGGCGGAGCTGACCGTGCCTTTTGCCGGGAACGCCGTGGGGATCTGTGTGGCAGCGGGAAAAGATGCGGGCGTCATCGAGTTTGCGGTTGACGGCGGGGCATTCAGGAAACAGAACCTCTTCACGCCGTGGAGTGCCGGGCTGCACCTGCCGTGGTACTACGTTCTTGAGCGTGCCCTACCTCAGGGCAGCCATGTTCTCCGTCTGAGGATCTCTGCCGACCGGGATCCGCGGAGCACGGGGCATGCATGCAGGATCGTCCATATTCTTGTGAATTGAATCATCGTTACCAGTCGTGCATTGCTCTTTATTCTTTTTCGGAAGGACTGACGTCATGTTCAAGGTATACGCCCGCCCGATCATCGCCTTCGTCTGTCTCACACTCATTGTCCTGCTGGCCGAGCCGGTGGCGCTTGCCGCCTCCAGCGGGACGGTCGAAGGTACCGTCCGCGATGCACAGACCGGCGACCCGTTGCCTGGCGCGAACGTCATGATACTGAAGACCAGTCTCGGTGCGTCGACCGACATGGATGGGAAGTTCATCATCCGGAATGTTCCCTCCGGGCTCCCACAGTCTCCGGGCGGCGTACGTGGGATATCTTCAGAAAGTGGTGACGATCCTGGTGAAAGAAGATGTGACCCTCAGGCAGGAGTTCAAGTTGTCCGCGGTCGGCGTTGAAGGGCAGGAGGTGGTCGTTACGGCACAGGCGGCAGGCCAGAAAGAGGCCATCAACCAGCAGCTCTCGGCCATGCCGATCATGAATGTCGTTTCCGCTGCCCGTATTCAGGAATTGCCGGATGTCAACGCGGCGGAATCCGTCGGCCGGCTTCCCGGGGTTTCATTGATCAGGACTGGTGGAGAAGGTGCTCAGGTCGTCATCCGCGGGCTTTCACCGCAGTACAATCAGATCACCATCGATGGCGTCGAGCTCTCGAGCAACGTCACGTCGCGTAATAATATCGTTTCCGCTGATGCCAATCAGGGCGAATCCTCGATCGGACTTCTGGGAGACCGGGGCATGGATCTCAGCATGATCTCTTCCAGCATGCTGGGCGGGATCGAGGTGATCAAGGCGATCACACCTGATATGGATGCAACGGTGCTCGGTGGTGTGGTGAACTTCGACATGCGCAAGGCCATGAAGGGGGCCGCGGCCGATGACCGGCCGTGGTGGCTCCCGCGCGCGGAGATCAGTGTGCAGGGCGGGTACAACGACCTGCGTCGGACGTACAACGACTACAGGTTGACCGGGTCGATGGAGAAACGGTTCCTTGATGAGAGTCTCGGGTTCTTCCTGCAGGCCACCGCGGAGCGCCGCAACCTGAGCGCACACTCGTTGTCGGCAAGTTTCAATCTGACCGACAAGACCCATGGCGATGCGGGGGTTCCGGATCTTTCGCAGATGAATCTTGACGATATCCAGCGCAGGCGTGAGCGTATCGGCGGCGTCTTCGTCGTGGACTATCAGCATGAGACGGGCGAGATCGGGTTCCTGAACTCCGTGAACCGGAGCAGGACGTATGGCCTGCGCACGGGGGAGGAACTCCCGTGGCAACGGAACATGATCTACTATTCCGCGGAGGAGACCAGGAACGAGCTCACGAGTGTGACCAACATCCTGAGCATCAAGCAGGAGATCCCCCTGTTCCGGGTCAAGATCAAGGCATCGCACACATATTCAGAGAGCCTGAATCCCGAGGATCTTCTGTTCAGCTTCTGGCAGATGGCCAATGCAGGATTCTCCAATAAGGGTGATCTCTCGAAGCTCGACCCCCGGGCCCTTGCCATGATGGCGACCCCCGATCCCGCTGCGACGATCCTTGCCCGGTTCCGCCTCTCCGATGTGCTTTCCAGCGAGCGGACGCTGAACGGCTCCATCGATCTGGAGACGAGTATGGGGATCACGGACATGCTTTCCGGGACGCTGAAGTTCGGAGGATCCGTGCTCTATAGGAAGCGGGAGTTCGATCTGAATGCCATCGACGGAGGGAACTACTGGCTTGGCGGAGCAGCGATCGACCATGCCCTCATGAAGTATCCGTCCTACGGGAGCAACGGCCGCATCAGCATGCTGCCGTTCCTCGATGAGAGCTACACAGCGGGGAGATTCCTCAAGGGAGAGTATCCGCTTCCCTATTCGCTCAAGACCGGTCCCATGTGGACCATCATGCCGTTCTTCAAAGAGGATATGAACCCTGATGTCTATCAGGGGAACAAGCTCGAATCGGTCTTCAATGACTATGGGGGGAATGAGACCAAGAGTGCGGCGTTCGCCATGTTCACCCTCAGGATAGGTGAGGATATCAAGATCCTCCCGGGTGTCCGGTATCAGAACCTCTCGACGACCTATCATGCCATGAGGGGCACGGCGGTGCCGGGGGGGATCCAGGGTGGCGATACGACCGTGACACAATCGCACGGATATTTCCTGCCGATGGTGCATCTCCGGTATACTCCCCTCGAATGGTTCACGATCCATGCCGCGTACACCAATACTTTGAACTATCCGGACTACAGCAGCATCACGCCACGGTATTATATCGGTGATGCGGCCATTCAATACAACAACTTCCGGATCGAGCCGGCACGGTCGGAGAATCTGGACCTCGTGTTGTCGTTCCATTCGAATGAGCTGGGATTGCTTACGGTGAACGGGTTTCTGAAGCGCATCACGGGGCTCATCTTCTTCTCCCGGACGTACATCAGCGATCTCAGCGCCTATCCCGATCTGCCGCAGGCGAACAATCATCTCTACGAGTTCAACACCTACATCAACAATCCGCTGCCGATCGATGTGAAGGGGATCGAGGCGGAGTGGCAGACGAATTTCTGGTACCTGCCACCGCCGTTCTCCGGCCTGGTGTTCCTCATCAATTATACGCATATCTTCTCGGACGCGAGTTATCCGCGGAGTGAGGTGAATGTGAGCTATGATGATGACGGCAACTCGACCGTCACGGTGCGCGACACGTCCTACACAACACGGCTCCTGAATCAGCCCAACGACATCCTGAATCTCTCTCTCGGGTACGATTACATGGGGTTCTCGGCGCGGCTCTCCATGCTGTATCAGGATAACATCTTCAAACGGCCGGATTTCTGGATGCAGAACAGGGTGAATTCCGCGAGCGCCACGCGCTGGGACCTGGCCGTGAAGCAGGAACTTCCGTGGTACGGGATCCAGATGTTCCTGTCGCTGAGCAATCTCACCGGCATCATGGACACCGACATCAATCAGAAGACCGCACTCCCCAGCAATGTGCAGTACTACGGCATGATGGGGGATCTCGGGATCAGGATCAGGCTGTAACGGGGGTACAGAATGTTGATCTGCAGACGCGAGGTATCATGAGCGTGAACCAGGAACGTTCCATCCTGCTGGTCGAGGACGAGGCGATCATCGCACTGACGGAAGCAACGGCACTCCGGGGTTTCGGGTACTCCGTTCGTGTCGTGCACTCGGGTGAAGAGGCGGTCCGCGTCGCGCTCGGGAATGCGCGGGTCGACCTGATCCTTATGGATATCGATCTGGGGAGGGGGATCAGCGGCCCGGATGCGGCGGCCCGGATCCTCGCGGAGAGGAATGTGCCTATTGTGTTCCTGACCTCCCACCAGGAGGAGGATATGGTGGCGAAGGTCCGGGGGATCACCCGGTATGGCTACGTGATCAAGGATTCGGGGGATTTCGTGTTGCGGTCATCGATCGAGATGGCGATCGAGTTGTTCCATGCCCATCAGTGCCTCACGACCGAGCTCGCCGAACGGACGCGCGTTCAGACGGAGCTCTCCACCTCGCAGCAGATCACCGAGGACATCATCAACGCGATCCCGGCGCGGGTGTTCTGGAAGAGCAGGGACCTTGTCTACCTGGGCTGCAATACGGTCTTTGCCCGTGATGCCGGGTTCACTTCCCCCGGGGAGATCATCGGGAAGGAT
This genomic window contains:
- a CDS encoding DUF2961 domain-containing protein; amino-acid sequence: MRTLSILLVAALLPCTAVVAQTATGSDPVLNFGLGSLPLMNETETRLVSPENPTGERGKGGMAVPNPSDPDLPFSKSAAHLGQGWKVRPFVKPKAGETITIMDVEGPGTIQHIWMATETNWAGNGRACILRFYWDDEKEPSVEVPMTDFFAVGHDIFAKVNSAVVVVNPMSSLNCYWPMPFRKRARVTFTNESDRDLALLTYQITYAKGDVPKNTGYFHAQWRKSTVDPSHPDYTILDGVKGKGKYVGTFLAWTQLHSGWFGEGEVKFFIDGDGKFPTICGTGTEDYFGGSYGFPELYSTAYAGNVLDNRNAGENGPRKWSLYRWHVMDPIVFQKELRMTIQALGWYTGTPGGYRPLADDVASVAYWYQVEPHSAFPKLLPVKDRWPR
- a CDS encoding serine/threonine protein kinase, with the protein product METERLKDLLVQAIALPREEHDAMVDTLHAIEPHLATELASLITAHREAGTFLEQPARISIIEPLPPAPSSIGPYRILRLLSTGGMGEVYEAEVSGTVPPRRVAIKVIRRELTSPEVIRRFGVERHSLSRLDHPNIAHLLDGGTTEDGAPYLAMEFVEGERIDEFCEHQRCSIDQRLRVFLRVCEAVQYAHGQLIVHRDLKPDNILVTPDGTPTLLDFGIAKLLDPLHSASLPGQTRPGVNLFTPEYASPEQTEGREVTTASDVFSLGVLLYVLLTGHRPFTGESTSSPVGSPRVAWEPPEPSRREIHIATPEGVRRARRRLRGDIDTIILKALERDPRRRYFSVEQFAEDLRRHLNHLPIQARPAPAMRRVSKFLRRHRVLVGTVTVVTLGLVVGLIVAVHQMREAQKEKARNENVNTFLTDMLGYSNPLRPLSGSPRTATIMEDALDDAARRLESEEFSDQPELRIQLERILGDAFGHQGRYDLMYQHYRKYIQLSSEHPGITGVEMLDTQALWAMELFAQGRLPESEDLFRRTLPAMRLAAARGDIKRDLFAGALNNFGCLRRTQGDSKEAEASFREVLSMGPVFNPDTYVIASVTRATLASVLADQGRFQEALATAREAVEESHREGIDSTAEAGFVMTIYGGFLTEAGRTAEADTLLGDARKILFRLLAPSNLWTADNTRNEAALFYRQRDYAKALAFADEALRVYRKNFGTHYDTYPIALSIKGLSLHKLGRAAEAEKELRQAVRLRTTSLPHGHFFTALATGALGEFLSDHRRFSEAESLLVPSYRDLVTSQGPDNPRTILARSRLYDLYMAWNRPREAAAYGVTSAGSFPL
- a CDS encoding sigma-70 family RNA polymerase sigma factor, which produces MDLTILLEEARSGSDDALQTLVPLVYDELRRVASNHLHTAGPGQTMVTTELVHETFLKLVGSRHLTWENRGHFFCIAATSMRQIVIDHARARHADKRGGQSIRVPFDDAFALEGSTSGSLEELDDALSALGKTDARSARIVEFRFFAGLTNEEIAELLHISVRTVIRDWEFARAWLFRFINEAHTD
- a CDS encoding SGNH/GDSL hydrolase family protein yields the protein MMHQARGVRAWKLSGIPLFCIAIVAWATICIPASAQPGRGVSTDISYHVIRGGLANCARVFTRTKAGRVAFLGGSITENPGWRDSVSAYLRQRFPGTSFEFIAAGIASTGSTPGAFRLQRDVLGKGKVDLLFEEAAVNDATNGFPPEEQIRGMEGIVRHARLANPAMDIVVMCFVDPEKMASYRKGIVPAEIRMHDSVAAHYDVPMLDLAREVTARIDRGEFTWEGDFKDLHPSPFGQELYYRSIRRLLEACWHGIDLHVPPAGYPLPEPLDRDSYFHGDYADIRIASRGEGWSIVECWRPQDGTETRKGFVDVPVLEALKPGAELTVPFAGNAVGICVAAGKDAGVIEFAVDGGAFRKQNLFTPWSAGLHLPWYYVLERALPQGSHVLRLRISADRDPRSTGHACRIVHILVN
- a CDS encoding carboxypeptidase-like regulatory domain-containing protein, which produces MFKVYARPIIAFVCLTLIVLLAEPVALAASSGTVEGTVRDAQTGDPLPGANVMILKTSLGASTDMDGKFIIRNVPSGLPQSPGGVRGISSESGDDPGERRCDPQAGVQVVRGRR
- a CDS encoding TonB-dependent receptor is translated as MVTILVKEDVTLRQEFKLSAVGVEGQEVVVTAQAAGQKEAINQQLSAMPIMNVVSAARIQELPDVNAAESVGRLPGVSLIRTGGEGAQVVIRGLSPQYNQITIDGVELSSNVTSRNNIVSADANQGESSIGLLGDRGMDLSMISSSMLGGIEVIKAITPDMDATVLGGVVNFDMRKAMKGAAADDRPWWLPRAEISVQGGYNDLRRTYNDYRLTGSMEKRFLDESLGFFLQATAERRNLSAHSLSASFNLTDKTHGDAGVPDLSQMNLDDIQRRRERIGGVFVVDYQHETGEIGFLNSVNRSRTYGLRTGEELPWQRNMIYYSAEETRNELTSVTNILSIKQEIPLFRVKIKASHTYSESLNPEDLLFSFWQMANAGFSNKGDLSKLDPRALAMMATPDPAATILARFRLSDVLSSERTLNGSIDLETSMGITDMLSGTLKFGGSVLYRKREFDLNAIDGGNYWLGGAAIDHALMKYPSYGSNGRISMLPFLDESYTAGRFLKGEYPLPYSLKTGPMWTIMPFFKEDMNPDVYQGNKLESVFNDYGGNETKSAAFAMFTLRIGEDIKILPGVRYQNLSTTYHAMRGTAVPGGIQGGDTTVTQSHGYFLPMVHLRYTPLEWFTIHAAYTNTLNYPDYSSITPRYYIGDAAIQYNNFRIEPARSENLDLVLSFHSNELGLLTVNGFLKRITGLIFFSRTYISDLSAYPDLPQANNHLYEFNTYINNPLPIDVKGIEAEWQTNFWYLPPPFSGLVFLINYTHIFSDASYPRSEVNVSYDDDGNSTVTVRDTSYTTRLLNQPNDILNLSLGYDYMGFSARLSMLYQDNIFKRPDFWMQNRVNSASATRWDLAVKQELPWYGIQMFLSLSNLTGIMDTDINQKTALPSNVQYYGMMGDLGIRIRL